The genomic window AGAGCACCCTTCTACATAGTGCCTAATTAACGGACGGCTTTAATGCGGAACATGGCAGCATTGGTTTCCGCAGAGACGGTTCCGTTCCAGGCATTGGAAATGGCGGTCGGCGGCAGGTTGGTGGCCACGACCGTCCAGACCGTGTTGCTGGTCAGCGCGGAACAGGTTTCGATATACTGCGTGGCCTGCACGCCGCCGATCCATGAAAGATCCAACGAGGAGCCATCCAAGACCAACGACTCGACCCGCAGCACGGAGTTGGAATCCTGCGGAAGCGTGTCGGCGGCGTACTCATCGATGTTGGCAAAGGCATCCCCGTCGGGATTGGCATCATCGCCCCAGACCGTGGATTCGAGGTTGGTTTGCGCGAGCACGTCGGCACCGAACTGGTCCAATCGCCAACCCCGAAGTCCATCGGCATCGAGTACATCAACCTCGAAATAGCCATCGATGGTTGATGCTCCAGACGCTCGAATGAACAGTCCAACCAGATTGGTCACCGATGAATCGAAAACGGTGTTGGCCGCAAGCTCCGCACTTCCCACCAGGAAGTCGTTGGTGTTGATGATCGGCAGGAGTTCAAACGCATAGCCGGAACCACTGGCAACATCCAGGTCTCCGATCCAATCGCCCAGACGGTTGCCTTCCGCAATCGAGCCGGGATCCAGCAGAATGCGTGTTGAAGGAGTTGTGTTGTATTCGACGGCAAAGCGCGCCAGTGATGAGACGCCATACATGCCCCACGCCGGCATTTCACCGGTTCCAGGCTCAGTCAGTTCGGTGCGGTACATGCCGGGAGCAGAAGGATCGGATGTGGAGACATCGGCATAGAACCGGAAGTCCATTCCATCGGCGGCATACTGGATGGTGTGCGTGAGCTCGGCCGGACCCACGCTGCCGATCATGGAATAGATCCCTTCGTATCGGTCCATCCAGATCTGCACTTCGTGACCACCGAGCTGTACCGGATCGCCGCCGTTCTGCCGCACAAACGGCCCGAGCGGATCGTCGGCAATCACCACACCCATTTTGGTTTCCGTCGGCCCGAGTCCCCATCCACGCCCTTTGTGATAGAGCCAAATCTCGCCATCCTTCACGGCCAGGCAGGAATCATCCACGCGGAAGCTGTCGAACTTGCTAGTGTCCAGGGATGGCACAAGAATAGGGCTTCCCCCATATTTGGTCCAAGGCCCGTACGGGCTGCCCGACGAAGCCACGCCAATACGGAACTTTTGATCCTCTACATAACCGCTCGTCGACCAATATGCGTCGTTCACGCCGGTGTAATAGAGATAGTAGGTGCCCTCGTGCAGCAGAATGTTGGGCGTGAACGCGCTGCCGCCATCCCAACTGTTCGTGGTGCGCGAAATCGCCGTCGCCTGCTCGACCCAATCGAGTCCCGCATTGGTGGAGGTGGCGTGCCCAATGGTTGCAGGGCCATTGGCGGCGCCTTCGGGCTTGCTGTACCAAACGTGCCAGGTGTCGCCCACCTTGATGATGTCGCTAGGATCGCGGCGATAGACACCGGCCTCGGGCCCGACCCCGCTGACGGCGTCAAAGCTGAAGGTGACCTCGGGAACTGGAAAATCGATCTCATAACGCCCGATCTTACGGGTTCCATAGACGCCCCAGTCGGGGCGGCAACCCAGCGAGGGATCGGTCAGTTCCCAGCGGAACAGTCCCGGAGCGCCCGGCTCCGAGGAGGAAATGTCGGCATACTTGGTGAAGTTGAGGCCGTCGGGTGCATATTGAATCGTATAGGTCAGCACCGCCGGACCGACGCCATTGACCATCGAATAGATGCCTTCGTCTTCATCCGCCCAGATCTGCACTTCATGCCCGCCGAGCTGCACCGGGTCGCCACCGTTCTGCCGCACAAACGGCCCGACACCATTGGTTGCAACGGCAACGCCCATCTTTGTTGCCGTAGATCCAAGCCCCCAAGGCCGCCCTTTGTAATAGAGCCACACATTTCCTTCGCGAACCGCCATGCAGGTGTCGTCCACCCGGAAGCTGTCAAACTTCGCCGTATCCGCCGACGGGATCAAAATCGGGTTTCCGGCATATTTCGTCCACGGGCCGTAGGGACTGCCCGACGTCGATACGCCGATGCGGGTCTTGCCCTCTTCGTTGTAGCCCTGGTTGAAACCGGGGCCGACCGCCGTGTAGTAGAGATAGTAGGTGCCATCGTGGAACAGAATGTTGGGGGTGAAGGTGCTGGTCACATCCCAGTCGTTCGTATTGGCGCCGCGCGGAACGGCTTCCGCCTGCTCGACCCAGCTGTTTCCCCGGTTGGTGGAAGTTGCATGCCAAACCGACGCGTCGTAGCCGGAAGTTACGCCCGGAGCCGCCTTGCTGTACCAGACATGCCAGGTGTCGCCCACCTTGATCACATCGCTGGGATCCCGGCGGGTCAGCGCAGCGGGATCGGTATAGTTCGTAAGCGGGGAATCGGTAAAGGTGAAGCTGACCAGCTCATCCAATGTGGTCGTCGTGGTAATGGTTTTGGATTCCGTCCGCACAATGCCATTGCTCGCCGCCACCAAGGTGAACGTATCGCCGGAGGTATAGGTAATATCGACCGTGCCCTTCAGTCCGGAGACCCCGCCGACCGGTTGATCCGCGGCATCGAGAATCGTCACCGTCGTCGCATTCGAGACCGACCACGCCGCTTTCCCCAGCCCCTCCGTCTCCGTGTGGGCAACGACAAAATATTCGATCTCTGGAATGGTTGGCAAAACCCCGCCCGGAGGAACATCAAAGGTTATACCGGTTAAGCCCACCCCCTGGGTCGCAAGCCGCTGCGCTCCTTCGATGCTGAATGTCGCGCTGGTTTCGCCGTTTAGATCGATATCAAAGAAAACCCAGTTGGGAGCACCGTACGTCGTATTGTTCTCCAGCCCGGCAACCGAGTTGGTCACTCCGCCGGAACTGATGCGTAAAGCCGTCGGATCCCAGCGCCCGTTCGACTGACCTTGCGTTCCGCTAATCACGCCAATACGGAATTGCTGCGGTGCTGCGGCATCAACCGTAAACGTGAAAACCTCGCTCCAGGTACCTACGCCAGCATTGCCAGCCACCGCAGAACCCACCGTTCCCCAGTCCACCACTGAAGCGCTGATGACGGCCGTCGGATCATCCATCGGCCCCTGGCCATAGCCCTGGGCAACACTGCTGATATCAGCTCCCTGAGAGAAGGTCGCCCAGCCCGCACCCACCTGGGTATGGTATCCCGCAAAGGGTCGATTGTTAATTTCGGCACCACCGTCGCCGAACATCATCAGACCTTCCGTACCATATGCATGGTCTCCATCAATATCGAAGCTCTTCACCACCCCCGTCGAGCGGTAAGCGGTTGCTTCGTTGTCCGCCGCTCCCGTTCCAAGGATGTCATAGCCGGTTCCGTCCCCGACCGGCGTTATCTCGACTGCGGCATTCGCTGTTAGAGCCATAAGTCCGGCCCCTATAATTGCACATGTTGTTCGATCAATTTTCATTTTCATTCTCCACTTTCCTTATATTCCAATCTTTCCACTTCCAAGTGGCAACAGATGTTTTCATCACCCAGCTTCGCTGGAGGGCACAGAGCAACGGAGTCCAACAACCCTCTGTGCCTCAGTGCTCTGTGGTAAAAATCCTCTGCGGAGCCGGTTGGTTAATATTTAATGTTTAGTCGGTAAAAATAGTGTCCGTTCGTATTGGCCTGCCCGGAAAAGCGGTTCGTCGGCGGGGTGGCAACGATTTCCTCGTTGCTGACGGCTACCCATTCGCCGTTCGTCAGGGACGCGCATCCCTCAAGTATATAGGTGAGTCCGACACGGCTCTCCCACTCCACGTTGAATGTATTGTTCGAAAAAGCCGGATCAAACACAATCTCCAGATCGTCGGGCGGAAGGACATCGAAGGTGATGCCGGCAATCGCAACGCCCTGATCCGCCAGCCGCTGCTGGGCTTCGATGGCAAAGGTGTCGGCGGTCGTGCCGTCGGTGGCCACATCGAAAAAGACCATGCCGGCGGTATTGGTGAGGTTTTCAAGATTCGTTGCTTCGGCCGCAACGGCAGCCCCGCCGGCCACCGACACGCGGATCCCCGTCGGATCCCAACGGCCGTCGCCGTTTGCTTCGTGTCCCGACATAATGCCCAGCCGGAATCCGGGCGTGGACTGGCCGACCGAGAACTTCAGCACCTCAGACCAGGTTCCCGCCCCGCTGTTTTCGGCGGCAACATGTCCCGTGTTGGGCATGTCGGCAACATCGTTGCCCGGAGCCAGCGTGGGATCGTCGATTTTGGGATAGGTTGCGAATACCGCTACAGGCGCGCTGCCCAGCGTTGCTCCTTCGGAATAGTTCGTTACCCATGCCGGGAGGCCATCCAGGTTGACGCTGAAGGCCTGGGCCTCGCCCGTCGTGCTTCCGTCGCCGAAAAACAGAGTTCCCGACGTGCCGTACACGTGATCGCCCAGATCGAAACTTTTGAAGATATTCGTGGATCGGAAGCCCTGCGCGGCGGCGCCGGTTTCATTGTAGCCCATGCCATCGCCGACCACATCGACCGTGCTGGAGACCCGCGTCAGGGGATAGGCCGTCTCCACGGAGCCTGCGGGACGGCTGTTCGCGGCGATGTCCGCCACGCAACCGCTCATGTATCCTTCGAGCTGCGTCACGATATCGGGATAGGCTGACGCCACGTCCGTGCTCTCTCCAATGTCCGCCTCTAAATCGTACAGCTTGCCCAGACGCAGCTTCCACTTCCCGGAGCGCACCGCCTGCAGCGTGTTTACATCATAATAGAAAAAGGCTTCGTGCGGACTCTCCGCGCCTTCCGTCAAAACCGGCCAGATATCCCGTCCGTCAATCACGCGATCATGCGGCACGTCGGCTCCGGCAAGACCGGCAAACGTGGGAAGCAGATCCATCGTTGACATCACTTCATCGATCTCCGTATCGGCCGGTATCGCGCCCGGCCAGCGGACGACGGTCGGCATGCGCATGCCGCCTTCCCAGGTATCACCCTTGTTCCCTCTCAATGGCGTTGCCAATCCAAGCGCCGCCTTGGAGGGGCCGTTGTCCGAGGTGAAGATGACCAACGTATTGGCGTCGATCCCCTGCTCCACCAAAGTGTCGAGGATTTGCCCGACCGACCAGTCCACCTCGTTGATCGCGCGATAGTAGAGATCATCGCGAATTTCATAGTAGATCGTGTCGTTCTCTTCCTCCGCGGCCAGTGCGTCCAGAATAGACGGCGAGACCCCGTCCAGGAATGGCGGGGAGATGCTGATGGGCCGGTGCGGCGCCGGATGCGGGACATACAGGAAAAACGGCTCCTCCCTATGCCGTTCGATAAAGTCGATCGCATGCTCGGTCACCCGCTGCGTCAAATAATCCGCATCGGGTTCCAGCTCGATCACCTCGCCACCGTCCAACAGCGGTAGCGGGGAAAATTCATCGCCCCGGTTGGGATGGTAGGGATGAATGTCGTGGCTGTAGGGAATGCCGAAATATTCCTCAAAGCCCTGCCGGGTTGGCAAAAACTCCGGCTGGTCGCCCAGATGCCACTTGCCGACCATGCCGGTGGCATAGCCCGCCGATTTCAGCACCTCGGCAATCGTCACTTCGTCCGGGTTCAACCCGCGGGTATCCGCAGTCAGGAACACCCCGTCGGCCATGCCGATGCGCTCGGGATAACACCCCGTCATCAGCGCTGCGCGGGACGGCGTGCAAATGTTGCCCGCCACATAAAAACTGGTCAGCTTCGCCCCCTCCGCCGCCATTTGGTCGATGCGCGGCGTGCTGACGTGCGTTCCGCCGAAACAGCCCAGATCCGCGTACCCCTGATCGTCCGTAAAAATGATGATAAAATTGGGCCGGTTGCTCGTGACCCAAATCGACACCGTGGCCGGGGCGCTGTTGGTCTGCCCGTCGTTGACGGTGAATGTGAAGCTGTCCCTTCCCTGATATCCGTTCGCCGGTGAGTAAGTCCACACATTCGTTGCACCTGAAAGCGTACCGTGGGACGGTTGCATCTGCACGTTATACGTCAGGTTGCTGCCCTCCGGATCGGTGCCGGTCAGCGTAATGTCCACCGGGGTGTCGGGCAGCGTGCGCACGCTCTGCTCATCCGCGACCGGAGGGTCATCCACCTCCGAACCCGCAAACAGATCAAAGATCACGCCGCTGATCGCGGTACCTTGGTCCGCCAACCGGTTTTGACCCTCCAGCGAAAAAGTGCCGCTGGTTTCGCCATTCAGATCCACATCGAAGAACACCCAGCCGGGGGTTGAGCCGGACGTGTTTTCCAGCCCGGTGATTTCGGCGGCAAGTCCGCCATCTACGGAAAGCCGAAGCCCCGTCGGATCCCATTTTCCGGTCGAATCGCCCTGGGTGCCCGACATGATGCCGATGCGGAACATTTCAGGTGTTGCGGCATCGATCGAGAAGGTCAACACTTCCGCCCAGTTTCCAACGCCGCCGCCCGTCGCCACGCCGATCCCGCATATCGTCCAGTCCGCCACATCGCTTCCACTCAGCGTCGGGTCGTCGTAGGGGCCATAATTGGTTTGCTCACTCACCGATCCAAACTGCGCTCCCTGGGCAAAAGTTGCCCAGCCCGCGCCTGATTGCGTGTGGACGGAAAAAGCCTGGTTGTTGGCGGCCGTGGTTCCGGTTCCGAAGAAAAACAGCCCTTCGGATCCATATTCGTTGTTTCCGTCGGCATCGAAGCCTTTGGCCACGCTCGTTGAACGATAGGCCGTCACCCCGGTTTCGTCGTAGCCCGCGCCATCGCCAACCACCGAAATGTCGATGGCCGCGTTCGCCGCAAAGGCCATAAGCCCCGCAATGAATGCTGCATTCTGGATTCGCTTTGATATCATTACATCGTCTCGAACACACAATCACCAAACCGTAGCGCGGATATCCGATCCGCGTTTCCTGAGCAACGGGAACTCGCATCAGATATGCGAGCTACTTGCCCCTCCAGTTTTGCTGGTGAAAAAAAAGCCGCCCGTCCCCGAGCGGCTTTTCCATTCGCAAATCATATGTCTACATCCTGAAACGACGGCGGATAAACAGAACACCTCCGCCGAATGCGGCAACCAGTCCCAGCGTCGCCGGTTCCGGAATTGAATCGAAGGTCACGCCTGCAACCCCGATACCCTGACCCGCCAAACGCTGGGTTCCGCCGAGAGCGTAGGTCCCATCGGCATCGATATCGAAGAAAACCCAATCCGTACTGGCTACAGCGTTAGCAAGCGGACTCGTGGTATGGTCGCCCACCGTGGCACTGGATGTTCCATCGCTCAACGTGATCGACGTGGGAATCCAGCGCCCATCGGTTTGGCCATCGATGTTGCCGAGCACCCCGACGCGAACGGTCGTGTCCGCAGCAAGCCCCGAGATGGTGAACGTCATCAATTCCGAATATGAACCTATACCGTTGCCAGATGTCGCCACAGCAAACCCGCCCAAGGTATCCGTTCCATCCAAAGCAACCGGATCGTCATAACTTGCGTAAGCAGGCTGGTCCTCCGCTATGGAAGCAAAATTCGCACCCGCAGCAAAGGCGGTCACATAGCTGGGAGTACTCCGCACATCCGTCCCCCAAGCTTGACCAGCAGTTTTGGTTAAGTTGGCACTGCCGTCTCCAAACATAAGGAAGCCGTCCGTTCCGTACCCTGCGACGGCATCGATGTCGTTAGCGGTTGCACTGACCCAGTCTTTATTGTTCTCCTGATAGGCCGTGGTGCTACCATGGACTACAATCGAGGCGTTGGAAGCGCACGCAAGCCCCAATCCCAATGCTATCCCTATCGTTTTCTTCATATATATTTTCCTTTTTTTCTCTCCGAGAGAAGGATCTTCCTTCCCCCACTTAATGAACCATATTGCCAGATTCGGAATTTTTGTCATTTGGCGCGATCGCGCCACACGGAGGGCCTTGCGGCCCTCCCTGCAAACGAGTTATTTGCCGAGCTTGTAGAACAGCTGGGATTCGCTGCCGATGGCATTGGTCACCGGCGAAGATACGCCCGTTTCCGAAACGCCCCATTCCCCATAAGCGAGGTTGACATTGGTCAACACGTTGTATGCGCGCCCGTCATCCCAGGACATGATGAGCGCCCCGTCGGAAACGGTAACACCACTGATCGGCGGGAGGGCCAGGCCATACACATCGCCATTCACGATTACCTTGTCGAACAGGGTGGCTGAACTGAAACCATCGCTTCCGCCGTAGATGTAGAGGCGGAACTCGACCGCTCCATCGAGCTCCTTGAACTCGGCTGCGGACAGATCGACCACATTGCGGCAGCTGTCGCCGTCCCATGTTTGGATATCGGTCGTCTGCCCCGTCGCGATTTCCGCTCCGTTGGCAAATCCTCCCACGGACGAGAAGAGCGCCCAGCGCTCCGCTGAGGAGGCCAGCTGGTTGACACGCGAACGGAAGGTGAAGCTGATCAGATCCATCGCATAGCCATTGGTCGGCGTGACGGTGAAGACCATGTAGTCGGCGTTGGTTATCGCCAGAGGGAGATTGTCGGCGTTGTTCATCAGGGTGTATCCCAATGCGGAGCTTGCGCCGCCGAACTCAAAACCGTTCGCCGTTCCAAACAGGTTATATTCCGCATCAAGCTCGCTGTAGTAGCTGTTGCCGTTATCCACATTAACAACGCTGACAATGCCGGTTCCCACGCCAAAACCGCTGGCGGTGACATTGGCGTCCTGGACGGTGACATTCGTCGTGGCCGTGCCCGTTCCATCGTCAAAGTCATAACCAGCGATCACGGTGGTGGAGATGGTTGGACTGTAATAGAAAACATCCACCGAACCATTGGCGGTGTTGGTTACGCCGGAACCGGCTTGAGTCCACGTAACGACCACAACGGAATCCGCGGTATCCCCATGGTTTACCAGCGCACCGGTGTTGGTGTAGGTGACCAAAATGTCTTCGTCCGTATTGCCCGCACCCAAAACAAAGCTTGCCGGATCCACACTGAATCCGTTGGTCACCACCACCGAAACAATTTCAATATTGGCCGGGATGGTTCCCTCAATGTACGAGGCAACGATCGTGCCGTTGGTGCTGGTGTCCGGACTATTCAAGGTCAACGAGAGCGAAGCCGGCGTCAGCTCAAAGCTGTTGGGTTCATTGATATAGGTAACACTTAACGGAACACTGGAGGTGTTGCTTACACCGGATCCCGCCTCGCTCCAGACAACCACCAGCGTGGAGTTTGTGCTCTCCCCGTTGGCAAGACCAATACCGGTATTATCAAAGGTGACCGTGATCTCTTCTTCCGTATCGCTGTTGCCCAGGATGGGATCGGTTATGGAAGCACTAAAGCCGGCACCGGCCAGCGCTGAAACGATGGTGATATCGTTCGAGGTGACCGCTCCGGCCATGTAGGTCGCCGTGATGGCGCCGTCGACACTCGTGTCGGGGGCATACAAGTCCAGCGAGAGCGAAGCTGGATTCAGCGCAAGACTTGCGCCGGGAGCGGCAACGACGGTATCAAACGTGATGCCGGCCAGGCTGGGGCCCTGGGTCGCCAGACGTTTCTGCCCTTCGATGGTAAACGTGCCTGAGGTTTCGCCATTCAAATCGATATCGAAAAAGACCCAGTTCGGAGCACCGTAGGGCGTGTTGTTCTCCAGTCCGGTCACCGCGTTGGTTACACCGCCGGAACTGATGCGCAAGCCGGTCGGATCCCAGCGTCCATTCGATTGTGCCTGTGTACCCGCAAACAGGCCGATTCGGAATTGTTGGGGGGCGCCGGCATCGAAGGTAAACGTCACCATTTCACCCCAGGTTCCAGCGCCTCCTGTGGCGGCCGAAACCATGGCACCGACGGTGCCCCAGTCGGCCACATCCGCGCTGATTGCATTGGTAGGATTGTCCATCGGCCCCTGGCCATAACCCTGGGCGACACTGATGAAATTAGCTCCCTGGGCAAACGTGGCCCAACCCGCGCCAACCTGGGTGCGCTTCGTGAAGAGTTGGTTGTTTATTTCAGCCCCCCCATCTCCGAATACCATCAGGCCTTCCGTGCCATAGGCATCGTCTCCATCGACATCAAACGTTTTGGCTACCCCCGTCGAGCGATACGCATGCGCTTCGTTTCCCGCCCCATTACCGAGCAGGTCATAGCCGGTTCCGTCTCCGACCAAGTCGATTGTAACGGCTCCGTACGTCGCGGACAGCATGCCCAGCGCCAGAATCATTCCAGTAGTTTTTTTCATTTCACATCTCCTTTTAGTTTTTCACTCGCTTCTTTGGCCTCCGAGGACAAGACCTTTGGTAACGGCAATAGTGAATATCCAACAGATCGCCATTTTTGCCTATACCCTGAAAAGGGTATTATGAGCGTTTTTTTTCGGCCGGTCGCCATGGCATGGCTAGCGATCGGTACGGCGGCCGCGGACGCGGTAGTAGCGCACTTCGGCAGCCGGAGCGTTGGTGGAATAAATATTTTGCGGCGGCGTGGCCGAGCGGTCCACCACCAGCGGGATCCAGGCGTTGACCGCCAGGTTGGTGGAATATTCCAACGTATATTCGGCGTTGCTTGCGCTTTGCCAGGCAATCGCCACATCGGTGCCGGAGACCTCCAGCCCTTCGATCACCAGGCAGGAGGCGGCGTTGGTGGGATCGGTTCCGACCCAGTATTCCTCTTCGTTGCTCAAGCCGTCCATATCCCAATCCCCGTTTCCTGCTTCGGTCGTGCTGGAACCGAAGTGGGCCAGCTCCCAATCGTCGGCCATGCCGTCGCTATCCTGGTCGATCAGCGAACGCGTATCGAACAGCGTGCTTTCGTAGGCCGCCACGGTACCGTCGGCATTAACAACGAAGACCCGGAAATAAATATCCGCCCCCGGAACCAGCCCGGTCAATGTTACGGAGAAATCCCCTTCGGACTGCGGCGGCAGATCGGTGCTGTATTGCCACGCTTCAATTTCGTCGCCGCCGTCGTACGAACCCCAGCAGACGGTAACGTCCACCACGGAGTTGGAAACGGTGTAGATGACCTCCCCCTGCACGAGGGCGGAAACCCCATCGATGCCATCCACGCCACGGTTGGCGGCCAGCATCAGCGGCTGGGTGTCGTAGACCTTGAGCCCCTCGGCGATCGCGGTCTGGCTCATTTCTTCAAAGTTGTGGCGATCCGTCCAGGTGGCCTCGTGCCAAAGGTCCAGTGCCGTTGCCTTGTAGAAGCCCGGCATATCCGCGCGCGGCAGTGCGGCGAGCGCATCCTGCCCGGCCTGAATGATGGCGACGGCCTCGTTGTAATCAGCGGACCCGACCGTCATGGCATCCAGGCAGGGACTTTTTTCCGGGCGGTCGAAGCAAACCATCGGGCCGGGATTGGTGCTGTGCTTGTAAAAACTGGCGAGGTTTTTACCCGTCAGCGCATAGAGCCGGGCCACCTGCGCATCGGTGAGCGGTGCGCGCCCGGCCAGGTTGTCGGGATAGTTCGAGCTGAAGTGCGGATAATACGGTGCGTTCATGTCGAGCCAGGTGGCGATCCGGTCGATATCCTCGGTCGTCATCGAACCGCTGTTGTGTCCGGACAGGATTTTCGTCAGCAACGGGCTGTTGTGCGAGCCCCAGCTTTTGGCCTGCTGGATGGCGGCCGGGCCGGCGCCGATGGCTCCGGTATATCCCTTTTTCCACAGCTCCATGTAGGAGGCATTGAAGAACAGGGTTTTGTCGCCGGCCAGCACCAGCGTACCGGACGCCGATCCGTCGAAATCGTGGCATGGCATGCAGTGCGCATCGAAGACGGGCTGCACTTCCTGCAGATAGCCGAAATTCCGGGGTTCGCCATACCAGCCGTCGAGCTGGCTCGGCGCGCGCAGGGTGGCCAGCGGCAGCGAGTTGGTGCCGTAGGCCGCCGGGGCCAAGGTGCGGTCGTCGTGGCAACCGATGCAGCCCTGGGTTTCGTTGGGCTGAATGATCGTTCCCGTGCGCATCGACTGGATCATCCGCTTGTTTTCATCCAGCAATTGGAAAAAGAGGAATGTGCTCGACGGCGCATTGAAATGGGCCGAGCCGTCTTCCTCGACCGGAACCGTTCCGAGAATCTTTTTATTCTGGAAGTTGTGCCAGTTCATGCCCGGCGATGTGCGGCCCTGGGCGCCCCACTGCTTATCCCAAACAAAATCGGTTTTGTTGGGGGCTTCGATCACACGAAGATATTTCACCTCGCCGCGTTCAACGCCCTCCATGTGCGTTCCTTCGTAGACATCCTGTATATAGAAGCGGCCATCGGCCCCGTTGTTCTTGCGGTGGATTGCAACATCGTGCGGCATGGCGCGCGGGGCGAGCGGCATCGGGTCGAAGCACCCCCAAACCCCGGTGCCTTCGCTGTAGAGCAGGGCTGAATCCCCTTCCGTATCCAGCAGGTAAAGACCCATGTGCGAACTGCCGCCGGTGATTTCGCGCGAGCAGAGGAAATAGCGACCGCCCACCCCGGAGTCGGGATCAAGGAGCGGCCAGGGATCTTCGTGCCGGATGGACGTGTTCTTGAAGCGGTCGAAATCCTGTCCGTCCACTTTCACCCAGCTCTCCAGTCCCGCCGGCCAGGTGCGTACCACCGGGTCGCGCCCATCAACCCCCTTGCGGCGGTCA from Pontiella desulfatans includes these protein-coding regions:
- a CDS encoding HzsA-related protein — encoded protein: MALILAVAAGCLAGDLFAELPACVTNQPILFIARKQYDRDHHNTATFFPSCPNEYNTGSYRAAGALKVFDPVTGAVTTLLETSEGMIRDPDVHFSGEKIVFSMRQDLADSYHIYEINADGSGLKQLTFIQDADDLDPIYMPDGDIVFTSTREIKYIGCNRHISANLHKMDADGANIQQIARSTLFEDHPSLMPDGRIMYSRWEYVDRNFGDAQGLWVCEPDGTGHAIMYGNNTTSPGGVLDGQMIPGTPYIVCTFSSCHDVPWGAIALIDRRKGVDGRDPVVRTWPAGLESWVKVDGQDFDRFKNTSIRHEDPWPLLDPDSGVGGRYFLCSREITGGSSHMGLYLLDTEGDSALLYSEGTGVWGCFDPMPLAPRAMPHDVAIHRKNNGADGRFYIQDVYEGTHMEGVERGEVKYLRVIEAPNKTDFVWDKQWGAQGRTSPGMNWHNFQNKKILGTVPVEEDGSAHFNAPSSTFLFFQLLDENKRMIQSMRTGTIIQPNETQGCIGCHDDRTLAPAAYGTNSLPLATLRAPSQLDGWYGEPRNFGYLQEVQPVFDAHCMPCHDFDGSASGTLVLAGDKTLFFNASYMELWKKGYTGAIGAGPAAIQQAKSWGSHNSPLLTKILSGHNSGSMTTEDIDRIATWLDMNAPYYPHFSSNYPDNLAGRAPLTDAQVARLYALTGKNLASFYKHSTNPGPMVCFDRPEKSPCLDAMTVGSADYNEAVAIIQAGQDALAALPRADMPGFYKATALDLWHEATWTDRHNFEEMSQTAIAEGLKVYDTQPLMLAANRGVDGIDGVSALVQGEVIYTVSNSVVDVTVCWGSYDGGDEIEAWQYSTDLPPQSEGDFSVTLTGLVPGADIYFRVFVVNADGTVAAYESTLFDTRSLIDQDSDGMADDWELAHFGSSTTEAGNGDWDMDGLSNEEEYWVGTDPTNAASCLVIEGLEVSGTDVAIAWQSASNAEYTLEYSTNLAVNAWIPLVVDRSATPPQNIYSTNAPAAEVRYYRVRGRRTDR